From Pseudothermotoga thermarum DSM 5069, a single genomic window includes:
- a CDS encoding tetratricopeptide repeat protein produces MSIEEIFQKAVQLSQDGQFEEAEKLYKQCLEIEPGHPEIWNNLGNIYRRVGQIAKSIEAYQKAIELDSSYAPAYLNLACTLLTIDRYDMAKLVLLKLVNMNFQVAKSLAMLVVCHLQLNEQIEALKLFRENKDNQEFLNELEEYGVLNYLFELDKQWSMI; encoded by the coding sequence ATGAGTATTGAGGAAATTTTTCAAAAAGCCGTTCAACTGTCGCAAGACGGTCAATTTGAAGAGGCAGAAAAGCTTTACAAACAATGCCTTGAAATTGAGCCAGGACATCCTGAAATTTGGAACAATTTAGGAAACATTTACAGAAGGGTAGGGCAAATTGCCAAATCGATAGAAGCCTATCAAAAGGCTATAGAACTTGATTCTTCTTACGCTCCTGCTTATTTAAACCTTGCCTGTACGCTTTTGACAATCGATAGGTACGATATGGCAAAACTTGTGCTTTTGAAGCTGGTGAACATGAACTTTCAAGTGGCTAAATCGTTGGCGATGCTTGTGGTTTGTCACCTACAGCTGAACGAGCAAATCGAAGCTTTGAAACTTTTTAGAGAAAACAAAGACAACCAAGAATTCTTGAACGAGCTTGAGGAGTACGGTGTTTTGAACTATTTGTTTGAGCTCGACAAACAATGGAGCATGATTTAA
- a CDS encoding sigma-70 family RNA polymerase sigma factor, with the protein MSIKHRLRSKKTEELVELVQSGFNEALELIVERYYPMVVKISSKYYAPWAQFEDLVQNGLVGLIKAAYYYQPDKSGFSSFAWRSIESELKSFLTYLNRKKNKMLTDAVSVDQLNVEESEEPGYIFEDSSVSTQKSAVAEIILEQAKQHLKDLEKEIVELWASGESYEEIGRKLNVEFKKIDNTIQKFKRIVREKISPILFNLFFED; encoded by the coding sequence TTGTCGATAAAACATCGGCTTAGGTCCAAAAAAACGGAAGAGTTAGTTGAACTTGTACAAAGTGGTTTCAACGAAGCTTTAGAGCTCATCGTGGAAAGATATTACCCAATGGTTGTGAAAATATCTTCAAAGTACTACGCGCCTTGGGCTCAGTTTGAAGATCTCGTTCAAAATGGATTGGTCGGGTTGATAAAAGCCGCGTATTACTATCAGCCCGACAAGAGCGGATTTTCATCCTTTGCATGGCGAAGCATAGAATCGGAGTTGAAATCCTTTTTAACTTACCTGAATCGCAAGAAGAACAAAATGCTGACTGACGCAGTCAGCGTTGATCAGCTAAACGTTGAGGAATCAGAAGAACCTGGTTACATCTTCGAAGATTCGTCTGTTTCAACCCAAAAGTCTGCCGTTGCAGAAATAATCCTAGAACAAGCAAAACAACACTTGAAGGATTTGGAAAAGGAAATAGTGGAACTATGGGCAAGCGGAGAAAGCTACGAAGAAATAGGAAGAAAACTGAATGTGGAATTCAAAAAGATAGACAACACAATTCAAAAATTCAAAAGGATCGTCAGAGAGAAAATCAGTCCAATTTTGTTCAACCTTTTCTTCGAAGATTAA
- a CDS encoding HAD-IIA family hydrolase, with product MIRLRDLKDIELFLLDMDGTFYLGNKLLPGSIEFVDTLRKQGKNFMFLTNNSSNDSESYAEKLRKMGLDGKIEVFTSGDATGIFLKERYGTLRIFLVGTKKLAKTFEKYGHKIVQEDPEIVVLGYDTEINYEKLAKACIYLRKNLLYVATHPDINCPSLEGPLPDAGSYIALIEKSTGRLPDYIVGKPNPLMLEMVMKKTGVSREKIAMVGDRLYTDIEFARRSGILSILVLTGETTLEDLRNSSIKPDIVVENIGELAKLLQKESGE from the coding sequence GTGATAAGGTTGAGAGATCTTAAAGACATTGAACTTTTCCTTTTGGATATGGATGGAACGTTTTACCTTGGAAACAAGTTGCTTCCAGGTTCCATTGAATTTGTAGATACCCTAAGAAAACAAGGCAAAAATTTTATGTTTTTAACAAACAATTCTTCAAATGATTCTGAAAGTTACGCCGAAAAGCTTAGAAAAATGGGATTGGATGGTAAGATAGAGGTTTTCACATCCGGGGATGCTACTGGGATATTCTTGAAAGAACGTTATGGCACACTCAGGATATTTTTGGTTGGTACAAAAAAGCTTGCAAAAACCTTTGAAAAATACGGTCATAAAATCGTTCAGGAAGATCCAGAAATAGTTGTTTTGGGATACGATACGGAGATAAACTACGAAAAGCTTGCAAAAGCCTGCATTTATTTGAGGAAAAATCTCTTGTATGTTGCAACTCACCCGGATATAAACTGTCCATCTTTGGAAGGTCCACTGCCGGATGCCGGTTCTTACATAGCTTTGATTGAAAAATCCACAGGAAGGCTTCCAGATTACATAGTGGGAAAGCCAAACCCCTTGATGCTCGAAATGGTGATGAAGAAAACAGGTGTTTCAAGGGAAAAAATCGCAATGGTTGGTGACAGGCTGTACACAGATATAGAATTTGCAAGAAGGTCTGGCATTCTGTCCATCCTTGTTCTCACAGGTGAAACAACTTTGGAAGATCTTCGAAATTCAAGCATTAAACCAGACATAGTGGTTGAAAATATAGGTGAACTTGCAAAACTTTTGCAAAAAGAAAGTGGTGAATGA
- a CDS encoding glycoside hydrolase family 2 protein: MRNKLVDGWTLICGEKVVEISSVPHQSDISQESYPNASCQQLVYERKLVELKGMDERKAILRFHGVDLQASVFVNGQKLLDHEGGYDLFEVDLSNYVKFDGNDLLRLVVSDVDVRAEPHIVMGKQDWYGNATGIVQEVELLVVPPVYISSARFYPLDLFGRVKGIVEFSDGKDHEFQLEIYDSKHNKVYQSKEKSSCFEFTIVNPHLWSIDDPHLYKAVVTLETDGYIDRFETSFGIRIFQTKDDKLLLNGEPVYIFGALDQNFYPITHYCLPDRNSLVSELLKAKEMGLNLLRFHMKIPDDLYLEIADEIGLLIWIDLPYARILNDSSKNYLEKLMENLLVRHANHPSFVMLSLINESWGIDLSIAEERQWLRKFYFKAKKFDPTRVYVDNSACIGNKHVISDVDDYHFYKAYPYHNKEWKEQIKDFASGKFESFYEPIDKKLPKLVSEFGIWGISDPKTWLGKWSEFPVTVMGLTFDQTQPAYALQGIANFHDLDDLIYQAQLTQFLGLKYQIETIRMQPEISGYVITEFSDIAWEANGLLDYNRMPKHFYPYLKFLNSKVIGIIPDHNSLLIEGDFYTAPLCVINSDSKVLKARVLVRTEKDVILDKTIEVQPWEIKEISSLSFKPDKTIHNIYVEIFSDGKLISRNFYPMQVLERKAGTFLLEFVDSDFFVEDGLRAVRENTKVGGVLDLKGDWIGAATVFNVKRSLNIAALIWGLNTITSEYLLLAEESNHFSSEQSVITKVYGWGYALGSLLYVSRKDGETKVFTTLKDTELSRVLIANLIC, encoded by the coding sequence GTGAGAAACAAACTTGTCGACGGTTGGACTTTAATCTGTGGTGAAAAGGTTGTAGAAATATCGTCTGTTCCTCATCAATCCGATATCTCTCAGGAATCTTATCCAAACGCAAGTTGCCAGCAGTTGGTTTATGAGAGAAAGCTTGTGGAACTGAAAGGAATGGATGAGCGTAAAGCGATTCTGAGATTTCACGGTGTGGATCTTCAAGCATCTGTGTTTGTGAATGGTCAAAAGCTTTTGGATCACGAGGGTGGATATGACTTGTTTGAAGTTGATCTTTCGAATTACGTAAAATTCGACGGTAACGATTTGCTCAGACTTGTTGTTTCTGATGTGGATGTGAGAGCCGAACCACACATTGTGATGGGCAAGCAAGATTGGTATGGCAACGCAACCGGAATTGTACAAGAAGTAGAGCTGTTGGTTGTGCCGCCAGTGTACATAAGTTCAGCGAGATTCTATCCACTGGATCTTTTTGGTAGAGTAAAAGGCATAGTCGAATTTTCCGACGGGAAGGACCATGAATTCCAACTTGAAATCTATGACTCCAAGCATAACAAGGTTTACCAAAGCAAAGAGAAGAGCAGTTGTTTCGAATTTACGATTGTCAACCCACATCTGTGGTCTATTGATGATCCACATCTGTACAAAGCCGTTGTAACATTGGAAACGGATGGATACATCGACCGGTTTGAAACATCGTTTGGAATAAGAATCTTTCAAACCAAAGATGACAAACTTTTGTTGAACGGAGAACCTGTTTACATTTTCGGAGCTTTGGATCAAAACTTTTATCCTATAACTCATTACTGTTTGCCTGACAGAAATTCTTTGGTGTCGGAATTACTCAAAGCCAAAGAAATGGGGCTAAACCTTTTGAGATTTCACATGAAGATACCGGATGATCTGTACTTGGAAATAGCCGATGAAATAGGACTTTTGATTTGGATAGATCTTCCTTATGCAAGGATTCTGAACGATTCTTCGAAAAACTACCTCGAAAAACTGATGGAAAACCTTTTGGTAAGGCATGCCAATCATCCAAGTTTTGTGATGCTGTCCTTGATCAACGAGAGTTGGGGAATCGATTTGTCGATTGCCGAAGAAAGACAATGGCTTAGGAAATTTTACTTTAAAGCGAAGAAGTTTGATCCTACAAGAGTTTACGTTGACAACAGTGCGTGTATAGGTAATAAACACGTTATTTCAGACGTGGATGATTATCACTTCTATAAGGCGTATCCTTACCACAACAAGGAATGGAAAGAACAGATAAAAGATTTTGCAAGCGGAAAATTTGAGAGTTTCTACGAACCTATCGATAAGAAATTGCCAAAACTTGTTTCAGAATTTGGTATTTGGGGAATTTCTGATCCAAAAACTTGGCTGGGAAAATGGTCTGAGTTTCCAGTAACCGTTATGGGATTGACGTTTGATCAAACTCAGCCTGCCTATGCACTACAAGGAATAGCAAACTTCCACGATCTTGACGATTTGATCTATCAAGCTCAACTCACACAGTTTCTTGGGTTGAAGTATCAAATTGAAACGATCAGAATGCAGCCAGAGATATCAGGTTATGTGATCACGGAATTTTCAGACATAGCTTGGGAAGCAAACGGTTTGCTTGACTACAACAGGATGCCAAAGCATTTTTATCCTTATTTGAAGTTTTTGAACAGCAAAGTTATAGGGATTATTCCGGATCATAATTCACTTTTGATCGAAGGGGATTTTTATACTGCGCCGCTTTGTGTGATCAACAGTGATTCAAAAGTTCTGAAGGCGAGAGTCTTGGTTAGAACAGAAAAAGATGTGATTTTGGATAAGACTATCGAAGTGCAACCTTGGGAGATTAAGGAAATTTCTTCGCTTTCATTCAAACCAGATAAGACAATTCACAACATTTATGTGGAGATATTCAGCGATGGTAAACTTATCAGCAGGAATTTTTATCCGATGCAAGTTCTTGAGAGGAAAGCAGGGACATTTTTGTTGGAGTTTGTCGACAGCGATTTTTTTGTTGAAGATGGGTTAAGAGCGGTGAGAGAAAACACAAAAGTTGGTGGTGTATTGGATTTGAAAGGGGACTGGATAGGTGCGGCGACTGTTTTCAACGTCAAAAGAAGTTTGAACATAGCTGCGTTAATATGGGGACTAAATACAATAACAAGCGAGTATCTGCTTTTAGCAGAAGAGTCAAATCACTTTAGTTCTGAACAGTCTGTGATAACGAAGGTGTATGGCTGGGGATATGCGCTCGGTTCGTTGCTTTATGTTTCCAGGAAAGATGGAGAAACAAAGGTGTTCACAACGCTTAAGGATACAGAATTGAGTCGAGTTTTGATTGCAAATCTGATTTGTTGA
- a CDS encoding N-acetylmannosamine-6-phosphate 2-epimerase gives MRQIPRGIIISCQLEPGDPIEDVCFVVSMAKAAKYAGAVAIRTNEAKHVRAIKESLDIPVIGLVKDRNYKAFITPTFEHAKQVIEAGADLVAIDCTRNERPVELDKLFEQIRLEFPNVGIVADIADELDAERVQSLKPDFIATTLCGYTSYTQGWRIPNLDLVKKLSKKLFIPIIAEGGYSTVEEVEKAFEYGAYAVVIGTAITRPWLTIQRFVRRAQPFL, from the coding sequence GTGAGACAAATACCAAGGGGAATAATAATCAGCTGTCAACTTGAACCAGGCGATCCAATTGAAGATGTGTGTTTCGTTGTAAGTATGGCAAAGGCTGCGAAATATGCTGGTGCTGTGGCTATAAGGACAAACGAAGCAAAACATGTACGCGCTATTAAAGAATCCTTGGATATTCCAGTTATTGGGCTTGTGAAAGATAGAAATTATAAAGCTTTCATAACACCAACTTTTGAGCATGCAAAACAAGTTATTGAAGCAGGGGCAGATCTTGTAGCAATAGATTGTACAAGAAATGAAAGACCCGTTGAGTTGGATAAACTGTTTGAACAAATAAGGTTAGAATTTCCCAATGTTGGAATTGTGGCAGACATCGCCGATGAGTTGGATGCAGAAAGGGTTCAAAGTCTAAAACCGGATTTCATCGCGACAACGCTTTGTGGATACACCTCTTACACCCAGGGATGGAGGATACCAAACCTTGATTTAGTTAAGAAGCTTTCAAAGAAACTGTTTATACCAATAATTGCCGAGGGAGGATACTCAACGGTAGAAGAGGTTGAGAAAGCCTTTGAATATGGTGCTTACGCAGTCGTAATTGGCACTGCTATAACAAGACCGTGGCTGACAATTCAAAGGTTTGTGCGTAGGGCACAACCATTCTTGTAA
- a CDS encoding ABC transporter substrate-binding protein — protein MRKVLVAFVLAFAILMFSATKIVMVYWPGPESEAMEKVVSYWNATEGKKLGIEVEILNFSREGFWEKQEILLNARSSEVDIVFVATYIIGRLAPHLVPLEGFQLDPNVFIASALDSMSYEGFLYGLPLDVSNHFLYYRKDLMEKLLNEPAWRTRYEELSQKYLGKKLSPKRPNEWEWDDYKATAIFFTKKYNPDSPTTYGNVLQMKNLVYNVMIWNDVLWSMGGSWFDSTGKFNIKTEAARKAAELFKTLYDLGTVPPGVTTYEFGEANEAFKSGSVFMMIQWSAAYNILTDKTQSPLVYDKVALAPIPGPRPSTHVHSLGVALSKYSKKKDAALKFLSFLASEQAMKMYAENGGIPPVETVLKSLGHKRPEFPVIAEHVRKYGYVEATIPETMSILEIISNKLTAYWAGQIDLDRTLDQIQAEVDTLLKK, from the coding sequence ATGAGGAAAGTTCTAGTTGCATTTGTCCTTGCATTTGCGATCCTTATGTTCTCCGCAACGAAAATAGTTATGGTGTACTGGCCAGGGCCAGAAAGTGAAGCTATGGAAAAGGTGGTAAGTTACTGGAATGCCACCGAAGGAAAGAAACTTGGTATTGAAGTTGAAATCCTCAACTTTTCGAGAGAAGGTTTCTGGGAGAAGCAAGAAATTCTACTTAATGCGAGATCTTCAGAAGTAGATATAGTTTTTGTTGCTACCTACATAATCGGTAGGCTTGCTCCTCATCTGGTTCCTCTGGAGGGTTTCCAGCTTGATCCCAATGTGTTCATTGCATCGGCTCTTGACAGCATGTCTTACGAGGGATTTCTCTACGGTTTACCTCTTGATGTGAGTAATCACTTTTTATACTATCGAAAAGACTTGATGGAAAAGCTTTTGAACGAACCAGCTTGGAGGACGAGATATGAGGAACTGTCTCAAAAATACTTAGGTAAAAAGCTGTCACCAAAGAGACCAAACGAATGGGAATGGGATGATTACAAAGCTACAGCCATTTTCTTCACCAAAAAATATAATCCAGATTCACCAACCACTTATGGAAATGTGTTGCAAATGAAGAATCTTGTCTACAATGTAATGATATGGAATGATGTGTTATGGTCAATGGGTGGATCTTGGTTTGATTCAACTGGTAAATTTAATATAAAAACTGAAGCAGCAAGGAAAGCAGCTGAGTTGTTTAAGACGCTTTATGATCTTGGAACAGTGCCCCCTGGTGTAACCACGTATGAGTTTGGAGAAGCTAATGAAGCATTTAAGAGTGGGAGTGTATTTATGATGATACAATGGTCTGCTGCTTATAACATACTAACTGATAAAACTCAGTCACCTTTAGTGTATGACAAGGTTGCACTTGCCCCAATTCCCGGTCCAAGACCATCTACACATGTTCATTCGCTTGGTGTAGCATTGAGCAAGTACAGCAAGAAAAAAGATGCGGCCTTGAAATTCTTGTCTTTCTTAGCAAGTGAACAAGCAATGAAAATGTATGCTGAAAACGGGGGTATTCCACCGGTTGAGACCGTGCTCAAATCCCTCGGACATAAACGTCCAGAATTTCCTGTAATAGCAGAGCACGTTAGAAAGTATGGTTACGTTGAGGCAACTATTCCGGAGACAATGTCTATACTCGAAATAATTTCAAACAAATTGACTGCTTACTGGGCTGGACAAATTGACTTGGATCGCACTCTTGACCAAATTCAAGCAGAAGTTGATACTCTTCTGAAAAAATAG
- a CDS encoding carbohydrate ABC transporter permease: MNPRFSRKVIGFLFYLPLIALVVGFFAYLLASSIFISFKNVLFGGMAAAKFVGFSNYIELFFSRDFWYSMRFSFIFGITTAFLELALGFLLAYYFYSKFRGSKFLFTFLISPMFIAPSLFGLMNRILFNNFIGLIPGYVRSLFGISVDFFHPNNIFWTLVGIDLLQWTPFLFLIIYAALLGIPIQLIEAASIDGAGRFQKVVNIVLPYIKPALISGGFLRFIESFRSFDSIYVLTGGGPGSLTTTISIFIYRTSFTMGNQGLSSAAGILLFLVMLFPLFLASKVMRKEW, from the coding sequence GTGAATCCAAGATTTAGCAGAAAAGTAATAGGTTTTCTTTTCTATCTACCATTAATAGCTTTAGTAGTGGGCTTTTTTGCATACCTGCTGGCGTCTTCAATTTTTATTAGTTTTAAAAATGTCTTGTTCGGAGGCATGGCAGCCGCGAAATTTGTTGGTTTTAGCAACTACATTGAACTGTTTTTTTCAAGAGATTTTTGGTATTCCATGAGGTTTAGTTTCATTTTTGGTATAACTACAGCATTTTTAGAATTAGCTCTTGGATTCTTGTTAGCTTACTATTTTTATTCGAAATTCCGTGGCTCAAAGTTTTTATTCACTTTTCTAATCAGTCCTATGTTTATTGCTCCTTCTCTTTTTGGCCTTATGAACAGAATTCTTTTCAACAATTTTATCGGCCTCATTCCTGGTTATGTAAGATCTTTATTTGGAATAAGTGTTGATTTTTTTCATCCTAACAACATATTTTGGACACTTGTTGGAATAGATTTATTGCAGTGGACTCCATTTTTGTTTCTGATTATATACGCTGCCTTACTGGGAATACCAATTCAGCTAATAGAAGCAGCAAGTATAGATGGCGCAGGAAGATTTCAAAAAGTTGTAAATATTGTTCTTCCATACATCAAACCAGCGCTTATTTCTGGTGGTTTTCTTAGATTCATTGAATCATTCAGAAGTTTCGATTCCATCTATGTTTTGACAGGCGGTGGACCTGGCAGCCTCACTACAACAATAAGCATTTTTATCTATAGAACATCATTTACAATGGGAAATCAAGGGTTATCAAGTGCTGCAGGAATTCTATTATTCTTGGTGATGCTATTTCCTTTGTTCCTTGCGTCAAAAGTAATGAGAAAAGAGTGGTGA
- a CDS encoding carbohydrate ABC transporter permease, which translates to MLIALFSSAITLLCCLPAAYASVRLGLGPGWLISFVANLRSVPLVVFAPSVYVLFKQMNLVDSKLGIILIHILVNSPMALLLLASFMQDIPKEIEEAAYLDGANKLLILLKIVFPMLSSSIAAVFILSFVYSWNEFLFALILSIRRSTTLTVGASLFITAWGVQWGRIAAVTTLAVIPPFLFAFYVQKYLVEAFSGGVKE; encoded by the coding sequence TTGCTGATAGCTTTGTTTTCCTCAGCTATAACACTTTTGTGCTGTCTTCCTGCTGCTTACGCATCCGTCAGACTTGGGCTTGGTCCAGGTTGGTTAATAAGTTTTGTGGCAAACCTTAGATCAGTTCCACTGGTGGTTTTTGCCCCATCTGTGTATGTTTTGTTTAAACAAATGAATCTTGTAGATTCAAAACTGGGCATAATACTGATACACATACTGGTTAACTCACCAATGGCTTTGCTTTTGCTGGCAAGTTTCATGCAGGATATCCCTAAGGAAATTGAAGAAGCGGCTTATTTAGATGGAGCCAATAAATTGCTAATTCTTTTAAAGATAGTTTTTCCAATGCTTTCTTCATCAATTGCAGCAGTGTTCATACTTAGTTTTGTGTACTCATGGAACGAGTTCTTATTTGCCCTAATACTGAGTATCAGACGTTCTACAACATTAACTGTTGGAGCAAGTTTGTTCATTACCGCTTGGGGAGTTCAATGGGGAAGGATCGCTGCAGTTACCACACTTGCTGTTATTCCACCATTTCTGTTTGCTTTTTACGTTCAGAAGTACTTGGTAGAAGCCTTTTCGGGGGGAGTAAAGGAATGA
- a CDS encoding ROK family protein: MNKVIGIDIGGTMIKGGIVEEKIIKTRIIQPLAKKQPMESLDSVIKKLLRAGYEQIKCIGIATAGRVDSDDGVVLYASPNIPNWSSLQLSKILRKRYDIPCYVINDAKAAALAEAKIRNVSNLVLLTIGTGLGGGIIVNGEILQGFKWEAGEIGHTILHPNGRQCNCGKKGCAEQYISMKVLHRYAKERDRHRLIERFHQNDLQIVSAVERLVKDLVILTDKLFLTIDPEFVVIGGGFCELGSNVLEIIRKHLEPYASKSLYSPSQVDLSTLGNDAGIIGAAMYAESRISGG, translated from the coding sequence ATGAACAAGGTTATAGGCATCGACATTGGTGGCACTATGATCAAAGGTGGGATTGTCGAAGAAAAGATTATAAAAACGAGGATTATCCAACCACTGGCTAAGAAGCAACCTATGGAGAGTTTGGATTCAGTAATAAAGAAACTCCTTAGAGCTGGGTATGAGCAAATCAAATGTATTGGTATAGCTACAGCTGGTAGAGTCGACTCGGACGATGGTGTTGTTCTTTATGCGTCACCGAATATTCCTAATTGGTCAAGCTTGCAACTATCAAAAATCCTGAGGAAAAGATATGATATACCATGCTACGTTATTAATGATGCTAAGGCTGCTGCTTTGGCAGAAGCTAAAATCCGAAACGTGTCGAACCTGGTCCTGCTGACAATTGGCACGGGGTTGGGTGGGGGAATAATTGTCAACGGGGAAATTCTTCAGGGTTTCAAATGGGAAGCTGGGGAAATTGGGCACACTATACTTCATCCAAACGGCAGGCAATGCAACTGCGGAAAAAAAGGTTGTGCCGAGCAGTACATATCGATGAAGGTTCTGCACAGGTATGCGAAAGAAAGGGACAGGCACAGACTCATAGAAAGGTTTCATCAGAATGATCTGCAAATTGTTTCAGCGGTAGAAAGATTGGTTAAGGACCTGGTCATTTTGACAGACAAATTATTTTTAACAATTGATCCTGAGTTTGTAGTAATCGGTGGAGGTTTTTGTGAATTAGGATCAAATGTGTTAGAAATCATCAGGAAACACCTAGAACCCTACGCTTCAAAGTCCCTTTACAGTCCATCACAAGTTGATCTGTCAACTCTTGGAAATGATGCTGGTATAATTGGTGCAGCTATGTACGCTGAAAGTCGAATCTCGGGAGGTTGA
- a CDS encoding MurR/RpiR family transcriptional regulator, with protein MEDVQTIIKVNQRLFTKKEKKLAEFVITHPEDVIDMSVTEVADTLGIGEGTVVRFCQKLGFTGFHAFKIALAKSLGKQEELARSNDILNIVKENHIKAIEETSNLLKLNEKIVYQCAEKIANCRRLYLLGVGASGVTALDAYYKFMRIGIDARHMMDPHLQIMDLSSCCEKDCVLAFSQSGSTAVVVDMAKLAKQNGACVIAITGYNKSPLTSYADFILLTAIRENPFQSGAIRSKIAQLHVLEVLFEQTCLILSDKARKSIDRTARAVEDWIY; from the coding sequence ATGGAAGATGTTCAGACCATTATAAAAGTTAACCAGAGGCTTTTTACTAAGAAAGAAAAAAAGCTTGCGGAATTTGTTATCACTCATCCAGAAGATGTTATTGATATGAGTGTAACGGAAGTAGCAGATACACTTGGTATTGGCGAGGGAACCGTGGTCCGGTTCTGTCAAAAACTCGGTTTCACCGGTTTTCACGCTTTCAAAATAGCCCTAGCAAAAAGTTTGGGAAAACAGGAAGAATTGGCAAGATCAAACGATATTTTGAATATTGTGAAAGAAAATCACATTAAAGCCATAGAAGAAACGTCCAATTTGCTTAAATTAAATGAAAAGATAGTGTACCAATGCGCCGAAAAAATAGCGAACTGTAGAAGACTTTATTTGTTGGGAGTGGGAGCCTCTGGTGTCACGGCTCTCGATGCTTACTATAAATTCATGCGAATTGGTATAGATGCAAGACACATGATGGACCCACATCTTCAGATTATGGATTTATCAAGTTGTTGTGAAAAAGATTGTGTTCTGGCTTTTTCACAGAGTGGATCTACCGCCGTTGTTGTGGACATGGCAAAACTTGCAAAACAGAATGGAGCTTGTGTAATAGCCATTACTGGTTACAACAAATCTCCTTTAACCTCTTATGCAGATTTTATTTTGTTGACTGCGATTAGGGAAAATCCATTTCAAAGCGGGGCCATAAGGTCGAAAATAGCACAGTTACATGTTTTGGAGGTTCTATTTGAACAAACATGTTTGATTCTTTCAGATAAAGCAAGAAAAAGCATTGACCGTACAGCGCGAGCAGTAGAAGATTGGATATATTAA
- the rpmB gene encoding 50S ribosomal protein L28 — translation MAKRCEICGKGPVAGKTISHSNKHNPRMFRPNIQKVRVRMEDGTIKTMKVCAKCLKAGKVQRVTAA, via the coding sequence ATGGCAAAAAGATGCGAGATCTGCGGGAAAGGACCTGTGGCAGGTAAGACCATCAGCCATTCGAATAAGCACAACCCAAGAATGTTTAGACCGAACATCCAAAAGGTTCGAGTGAGAATGGAAGATGGCACAATCAAGACGATGAAAGTTTGTGCCAAATGCCTGAAAGCAGGCAAAGTTCAGAGGGTAACAGCAGCATGA
- a CDS encoding adenine phosphoribosyltransferase: MDLKKFVRDIPDFPVKGIIFRDVTPLLKSPQAFKFAVDEMARILSDVSFDCIVSPEARGFIFGAALAYKLGKGFVPVRKPGKLPYETVSLEYQLEYGTAQLQIHADAIEPGQKVLIVDDVLATGGTAEAIGKLVQKLGGQVAAMCFLIELTYLNPRERLKGYDVRTVLKY, translated from the coding sequence ATGGATTTGAAAAAATTTGTAAGGGATATTCCCGATTTTCCCGTCAAAGGTATCATCTTCAGGGATGTAACACCCCTTTTAAAATCGCCACAGGCTTTCAAATTTGCGGTGGACGAGATGGCTAGGATTCTGTCAGATGTTTCTTTCGATTGCATAGTTTCGCCCGAAGCGCGTGGGTTCATCTTTGGAGCTGCCTTGGCTTACAAGTTGGGAAAAGGTTTTGTACCAGTTCGTAAACCTGGCAAGCTGCCTTACGAAACTGTATCGCTTGAGTATCAACTCGAGTATGGTACGGCACAGCTTCAGATACACGCGGATGCCATCGAGCCTGGTCAAAAAGTTCTAATAGTGGACGACGTTCTTGCTACCGGTGGAACCGCTGAAGCTATTGGTAAACTCGTGCAAAAGCTAGGCGGGCAAGTGGCAGCTATGTGTTTTCTCATAGAGTTGACTTACCTCAACCCTAGGGAAAGGTTGAAAGGTTACGATGTTCGAACTGTTCTTAAATATTGA